In the Prosthecomicrobium sp. N25 genome, one interval contains:
- a CDS encoding prepilin peptidase, with the protein MAEAGTRGKPGGRGAWVAAGGLGALAAAALADPGEAGFAIVLWALVLVVVASDLADYTIPDLASAAIAAVGLLRAAVLLPGGETVRDAVVLAALQGLGALAAFWAVRAVHMRLAGREGLGFGDVKLAGALGVWLDWGAQALALQAAAVAALAAVLVARRRGAPGGRDLAVPLGAFLAPAAFAVHLLLPYLDALP; encoded by the coding sequence ATGGCGGAGGCCGGGACGAGAGGCAAGCCGGGAGGCCGCGGGGCCTGGGTGGCGGCGGGTGGCCTCGGCGCGCTCGCCGCGGCGGCGCTCGCGGACCCGGGCGAGGCCGGCTTCGCGATCGTGCTCTGGGCCCTGGTCCTCGTCGTGGTGGCGAGCGATCTCGCCGACTACACGATACCCGACCTCGCCTCGGCGGCCATCGCGGCCGTCGGCCTCCTGCGGGCGGCCGTGCTCCTGCCCGGCGGCGAGACGGTCCGGGATGCCGTTGTCCTGGCCGCCCTGCAGGGCCTCGGGGCGCTGGCCGCCTTCTGGGCGGTCCGGGCTGTGCACATGCGGCTCGCCGGGCGCGAGGGGCTCGGATTCGGGGACGTGAAGCTCGCCGGGGCGCTCGGCGTCTGGCTCGACTGGGGCGCGCAGGCGCTCGCCCTGCAGGCGGCGGCGGTCGCGGCGCTGGCGGCCGTGCTGGTCGCGCGGCGGCGCGGCGCGCCGGGCGGGCGGGATCTCGCGGTGCCGCTCGGCGCCTTCCTGGCGCCCGCGGCCTTCGCGGTGCACCTTCTCCTGCCCTACCTGGATGCCCTGCCGTGA
- a CDS encoding GspE/PulE family protein: MTSLAERLVEGGHLDPDRLPSKGAGDDATRAYRKLLEVSGMVAARFAEVAAEHHGLPRARLEDILAGQSLAERFSRLYLTDAGMIPYRHRDGSLRLAVADPSRRDAIDAILLTLGPETRIEVAGFDEVEIALERAGEAEDARQEDPDGDQPAPQGHENLDELRDLASGAPVVRAVEELFERAVSMRATDIHVEPTRRDTQVRLRIDGVLRSIPSPRVPHRALVSRIKILSGLNIAEHRLPQDGRTRTKVRGRDYDVRVAVMPTTAGEAVILRLLERSGKLVELAQLGLRQRDGEVLRRQIEMPYGLVVVTGPTGSGKTTTLAACIAALNDQTRKILTVEDPVEYEIPGVSQSQVRPNVGLTFASALRAFLRQDPDVIMVGEVRDKETADIAIQASLTGHLVMTTLHTNTAAAAVTRLVDMGVEPFLIASSLRAVVGQRLVRILCPDCRRKRKLQARDFDKNPRFAAIGLEPGATVWEPQGCDRCAGIGYRGRRAIFEVLEVSEPIRRLILSGSDDRAVEAEARREGMSTMIEDGRAKSLDGSTSVDEVFRVAALR, from the coding sequence ATGACGAGCCTCGCCGAGCGCCTCGTCGAAGGGGGCCATCTCGATCCCGACCGGCTGCCCTCCAAGGGGGCCGGGGACGACGCCACGCGCGCCTACCGCAAGCTCCTCGAAGTCTCGGGCATGGTCGCGGCCCGCTTCGCCGAGGTCGCCGCCGAGCACCACGGCCTGCCCCGCGCGCGGCTCGAGGACATCCTCGCCGGTCAGTCGCTCGCCGAGCGCTTCTCGCGCCTCTACCTGACCGACGCGGGCATGATCCCCTATCGCCACCGCGACGGCAGCCTGCGCCTGGCGGTGGCGGACCCGAGCCGCCGGGACGCCATCGACGCCATCCTGCTGACGCTCGGCCCGGAGACCCGGATCGAGGTCGCCGGCTTCGACGAGGTCGAGATCGCCCTGGAGCGCGCCGGGGAGGCCGAGGACGCCCGCCAGGAGGATCCGGACGGCGACCAGCCGGCCCCGCAAGGCCACGAGAATCTGGACGAACTGCGCGACCTGGCGAGCGGCGCCCCGGTGGTGCGCGCCGTCGAGGAGCTGTTCGAGCGGGCGGTCTCCATGCGCGCCACCGACATCCACGTCGAGCCGACCCGCCGCGACACGCAGGTCCGGCTGCGCATCGACGGCGTCCTCAGGTCGATCCCTTCCCCGCGCGTGCCCCACCGCGCGCTCGTCTCCCGCATCAAGATCCTGTCCGGCCTCAACATCGCGGAGCACCGCCTGCCCCAGGACGGCCGTACCCGCACCAAGGTGCGCGGCCGGGACTACGACGTCCGCGTCGCCGTCATGCCCACGACCGCCGGCGAGGCCGTGATCCTCCGCCTGCTGGAGCGGTCCGGCAAGCTGGTCGAACTCGCCCAGCTCGGCCTGCGCCAGCGCGACGGCGAGGTCCTGCGCCGGCAGATCGAGATGCCCTACGGCCTCGTCGTCGTCACCGGCCCGACCGGCAGCGGCAAGACCACCACGCTGGCCGCCTGCATCGCCGCCCTCAACGACCAGACCCGCAAGATCCTGACCGTCGAGGACCCGGTCGAATACGAGATCCCCGGCGTCAGCCAGTCCCAGGTCCGCCCCAATGTCGGCCTGACCTTCGCCTCCGCGCTACGCGCCTTCCTGCGCCAGGACCCGGACGTGATCATGGTCGGCGAGGTGCGCGACAAGGAGACCGCCGACATCGCCATCCAGGCCTCGCTGACCGGCCACCTGGTGATGACGACCCTCCACACCAACACGGCCGCGGCGGCGGTCACCCGCCTCGTCGACATGGGCGTCGAGCCCTTCCTGATCGCCTCGTCCCTGCGCGCCGTGGTCGGCCAGCGCCTCGTCCGCATCCTGTGCCCCGATTGCCGCCGGAAGCGGAAGCTGCAGGCCCGCGACTTCGACAAGAATCCCCGCTTCGCCGCCATCGGCCTGGAGCCGGGCGCGACCGTGTGGGAGCCGCAGGGCTGCGACCGCTGCGCCGGCATCGGCTACCGCGGCCGCCGCGCCATCTTCGAGGTGCTCGAGGTCAGCGAGCCGATCCGCCGCCTGATCCTCTCCGGCAGCGACGACCGCGCCGTCGAGGCGGAGGCGCGCCGGGAGGGCATGAGCACCATGATCGAGGACGGCCGCGCCAAGTCCCTCGACGGATCGACCTCGGTGGACGAGGTCTTCCGCGTCGCCGCGCTGCGCTAG
- a CDS encoding general secretion pathway protein GspK, translating into MSARAEGSDPRRGAVLLMVLVLGLVASSVTVVALRASSAGVRSATVFVDEMRAEALGQAATDLVAAAVASGRPDAARAGAFRSRFADGEAIVEYRAETARVDLNLAAPELMTTLFEAAGAEPRVARELADRVVDWRDPDSAKRPSGAERDDYRAAGRSGPANRPFSHMAEVEGVLGMGRGLLARLAPAVTVASGSARVDPILADPLVVLALMGGDRRRTEDFLALRRQPFARMEDVTAPFPNASRAFIGLDGGKAVRAAIRIVLRDGFERRYEAVVGGAEAGAGPSVLAWESVK; encoded by the coding sequence GTGAGCGCGCGCGCCGAAGGCTCGGACCCGCGGCGGGGGGCCGTGCTCCTGATGGTGCTGGTGCTCGGGCTCGTCGCCTCGAGCGTGACGGTCGTCGCCCTCAGGGCGTCCTCGGCGGGTGTGCGGTCCGCGACGGTGTTTGTCGACGAGATGCGCGCGGAGGCGCTCGGGCAGGCGGCGACCGACCTGGTGGCCGCCGCGGTCGCCTCCGGGCGACCGGACGCGGCGCGGGCGGGCGCCTTCCGGTCGCGCTTCGCGGACGGCGAGGCGATCGTGGAATACCGGGCCGAGACGGCGCGGGTCGACCTGAACCTGGCGGCGCCGGAGCTCATGACGACGCTGTTCGAGGCGGCCGGGGCGGAGCCGCGCGTGGCGCGGGAACTCGCCGACCGGGTGGTCGACTGGCGCGACCCGGACAGCGCCAAGCGACCGTCGGGTGCGGAGCGCGACGACTACCGCGCGGCCGGCCGGTCGGGGCCGGCGAACCGGCCCTTTTCGCATATGGCGGAGGTCGAGGGCGTGCTCGGGATGGGCCGGGGGCTCCTGGCGCGGCTCGCGCCGGCCGTGACGGTCGCCTCGGGGAGCGCGCGGGTGGATCCGATCCTGGCAGACCCGCTGGTGGTGCTCGCCCTGATGGGCGGGGACCGGCGGCGGACGGAGGATTTCCTCGCCCTGCGGCGGCAGCCCTTCGCCCGGATGGAGGACGTCACGGCGCCGTTCCCGAACGCCTCGCGCGCCTTCATCGGGCTCGACGGGGGCAAGGCCGTACGCGCGGCGATCCGGATCGTGCTCAGGGACGGGTTCGAGCGGCGCTACGAGGCGGTGGTCGGGGGCGCGGAGGCCGGGGCCGGGCCGTCCGTGCTGGCCTGGGAATCGGTCAAATAA
- a CDS encoding type II secretion system F family protein → MARFAYTALASDGRSLTGEAEAADEFGVANELGARGLMLVEAKRLASAGGGASLFATRVDPRAVTRFLGDLALMLRSGLTIDEALLLASEDLKGGLRDTVRTLRSDILAGSGVVQSLERHGEVFPPEVVAMAKVAEATGHLDRVLAAVAAQRARSHALADKVGAALRYPAFLLVGAVGVLTFFLVSVVPQFAGLIADSGGNPGALVTAVLGLSAWLAANFDLVGGVLIAVLSAGLLGSRVKSVRDGFIRSATTLPIVRGVWSLRRTALFTTNLGTLLGQGVPLSEALKVLESILGPAGQEAVAAVGDEVRRGGRLSEALGRVDLLPDVAVRMLRMGEETGELATVAAEAGALYEKKLTDRLDRVGALVGPIAIITIAVVIGGLMVTIMSALMSVNQLVQ, encoded by the coding sequence ATGGCTCGCTTCGCCTACACCGCGCTCGCCAGCGACGGCCGCTCCCTCACCGGAGAGGCCGAGGCCGCCGACGAATTCGGCGTCGCCAACGAGCTCGGCGCCCGCGGGCTGATGCTGGTCGAGGCGAAGCGGCTGGCGTCCGCGGGCGGGGGCGCGAGCCTCTTCGCCACCCGCGTCGACCCGCGCGCCGTCACGCGCTTCCTCGGCGACCTGGCGCTCATGCTGAGGAGCGGCCTCACCATCGACGAGGCGCTCCTCCTCGCCTCGGAGGACCTGAAAGGCGGCCTCCGGGACACCGTCCGGACCCTGCGCAGCGACATCCTGGCCGGCAGCGGCGTGGTGCAGAGCCTGGAGCGTCACGGCGAGGTATTCCCCCCCGAGGTGGTCGCCATGGCCAAGGTGGCGGAAGCCACCGGCCACCTCGACCGGGTCCTGGCCGCCGTCGCGGCCCAGCGCGCCCGCAGCCACGCGCTCGCCGACAAGGTCGGCGCCGCCCTGCGCTACCCGGCCTTCCTGCTCGTCGGCGCCGTCGGCGTGCTGACCTTCTTCCTCGTCAGCGTCGTCCCGCAATTCGCCGGGCTGATCGCCGATTCGGGCGGCAATCCGGGGGCGCTCGTCACCGCCGTCCTGGGCCTCTCCGCCTGGCTCGCCGCCAACTTCGACCTGGTCGGCGGCGTGCTGATCGCCGTCCTCTCCGCCGGCCTGCTGGGATCCCGCGTCAAGTCGGTCCGCGACGGCTTCATCCGCTCCGCCACCACCCTGCCGATCGTGCGCGGCGTCTGGTCCCTGCGCCGGACGGCGCTCTTCACCACCAACCTCGGCACCCTGCTCGGGCAGGGTGTGCCCCTCTCCGAAGCCCTGAAGGTGCTGGAGAGCATCCTCGGCCCGGCCGGCCAGGAGGCCGTCGCCGCCGTCGGCGACGAGGTCCGCCGCGGCGGACGGCTGAGCGAGGCCCTGGGCCGGGTCGACCTCCTGCCCGACGTCGCCGTCCGCATGCTGCGCATGGGCGAGGAGACCGGCGAGCTCGCCACCGTCGCCGCCGAGGCGGGCGCCCTCTACGAGAAGAAACTCACCGACCGCCTCGACCGGGTCGGCGCCCTGGTGGGCCCGATCGCCATCATCACCATCGCGGTGGTGATCGGCGGGCTGATGGTCACGATCATGTCGGCGCTGATGAGCGTCAACCAGCTGGTGCAATGA
- the gspD gene encoding type II secretion system secretin GspD codes for MDLKPRSTASPLPGRADLPGRTGPRTSRGQGTARAVRALALAAAVALVGGCGQKDTSGSFTQQFTGMGANDLAARRHEAGGSYGTQGGGAVARVQRYLADGRVDRTVTGSVGGNADGVPEGSVVAEGDGYVLNFESVEISALAKSILGDILAQNYTVDPRASGTVSLTSARAIPRNRLITVLETTLKAVNVAVVKEGGTYRLTPVSEAVGSGNFDVGNAGEGYGTSVIPVKYVSAQTVARVLESFASRPGSLKVDPATGYVLVQGTSAERKAVIDAASLVDADYMKDQSVGIFPLANSSPETIISELQRILDSGEGGLGQGQVVMQPMGRLNAVLVVSRRRDGIDMVGRWVKRLDRADQAASGVKVYRLKYGQAKNVAALLNDIYAGRGNGAAGSRDRDALEPSGGDSGGTTAHAPAAGSGMGGAGTAMAGAAPQSRIGSAFASFGSASNPASASSASDDGSDPSRGGSSSSYGGGGGGGSGGGRALMPNVRITPDVMNNSLLIYASAGEYRQIERTIRELDRPPVQVAIEATIAEVKLSDDLNYGVQFFLKNTDLGIKTPGSVSYSNQANLTRTFPGLNLLVGRASDPRFVLDALRSMTNVKILSSPSLVVIDNQPAVLQVGDQVPITTRSATSVENPTAPVVNNVEFRDTGIILRVLPRVNANGVVTLEVEQEISNVVDKTGGQTLTPTIAQRRIRSQIAVSSGQTVMLAGLITERQERGRSGIPGLVDIKFINEILSTNTNVAERKELIIFIKPQIMRDQVDAQSISEEFRARMVNMRQPMTLPR; via the coding sequence ATGGACCTGAAGCCGAGATCGACCGCCTCGCCCCTCCCGGGCCGCGCGGACCTGCCGGGCCGGACCGGGCCACGGACGTCCCGCGGACAGGGGACCGCGCGTGCGGTCCGCGCCCTGGCGCTGGCGGCCGCGGTCGCGCTGGTCGGCGGTTGCGGGCAGAAGGACACCTCGGGCAGCTTCACCCAGCAGTTCACCGGCATGGGCGCCAACGATCTGGCGGCGCGCCGCCACGAGGCGGGCGGCAGCTACGGGACGCAAGGCGGCGGGGCGGTCGCGCGGGTCCAGCGCTACCTGGCGGACGGCCGGGTCGACCGCACCGTCACGGGCAGCGTGGGGGGCAACGCCGACGGCGTCCCCGAAGGGTCCGTCGTGGCGGAAGGCGACGGCTACGTGCTCAATTTCGAGAGCGTGGAGATCTCGGCCCTCGCCAAGTCGATCCTGGGCGACATCCTGGCGCAGAACTACACGGTCGACCCGCGGGCCTCCGGCACCGTCAGCCTCACCTCGGCGCGGGCGATCCCGCGCAACCGGCTGATCACCGTGCTGGAGACGACCCTGAAGGCCGTCAACGTGGCGGTCGTCAAGGAGGGCGGCACCTACCGGCTGACACCGGTCAGCGAGGCCGTCGGCTCGGGCAACTTCGACGTCGGCAACGCCGGCGAGGGCTACGGCACCTCGGTCATTCCCGTGAAGTACGTGTCGGCCCAGACCGTCGCCCGCGTGCTGGAGAGCTTCGCGAGCCGGCCGGGCTCGCTGAAGGTCGACCCGGCCACCGGCTACGTCCTCGTCCAGGGCACCTCGGCGGAGCGCAAGGCGGTGATCGACGCCGCGTCGCTGGTCGACGCCGACTACATGAAGGACCAGTCGGTCGGGATCTTCCCGCTCGCCAACTCGTCGCCCGAGACCATCATCTCGGAACTGCAGCGGATCCTGGATTCCGGCGAGGGCGGGCTCGGGCAGGGCCAGGTCGTCATGCAGCCGATGGGCCGGCTCAACGCCGTCCTGGTCGTGTCGCGGCGGCGGGACGGCATCGACATGGTGGGCCGCTGGGTGAAGCGCCTCGACCGCGCCGACCAGGCGGCGAGCGGGGTCAAGGTCTACCGGTTGAAATACGGCCAGGCCAAGAACGTCGCCGCCCTGCTCAACGACATCTACGCCGGCCGGGGCAACGGGGCGGCGGGCTCGCGCGACCGCGACGCGCTGGAGCCCTCCGGCGGCGATAGCGGCGGGACGACGGCGCATGCGCCCGCGGCGGGCTCGGGCATGGGCGGGGCCGGCACCGCGATGGCGGGCGCGGCGCCCCAGTCGCGCATCGGCTCGGCCTTCGCGAGCTTCGGCTCCGCATCCAATCCCGCCTCGGCGTCCAGTGCCTCCGACGACGGCTCCGACCCCTCGCGCGGCGGGTCGTCGTCGAGCTACGGCGGGGGCGGCGGGGGCGGCAGCGGCGGGGGGCGCGCCCTGATGCCGAACGTGCGGATCACGCCGGACGTGATGAACAACTCGCTCCTGATCTATGCGTCCGCGGGCGAGTACCGGCAGATCGAGCGGACCATCCGCGAACTCGACCGGCCACCCGTGCAGGTCGCCATCGAGGCCACCATCGCGGAGGTGAAGCTTTCGGACGATCTCAACTACGGGGTGCAGTTCTTCCTCAAGAACACCGACCTGGGGATCAAGACGCCCGGCTCGGTCAGCTACTCGAACCAGGCCAACCTGACCCGGACCTTCCCGGGCCTGAACCTGCTGGTCGGCCGGGCGTCGGACCCGCGCTTCGTGCTCGACGCGCTGCGCAGCATGACCAACGTCAAGATCCTGTCCTCGCCCTCGCTCGTGGTGATCGACAACCAGCCTGCGGTCCTGCAGGTCGGCGACCAGGTCCCGATCACGACCCGGTCGGCGACCTCGGTGGAGAACCCGACCGCGCCGGTGGTCAACAACGTCGAGTTCCGCGACACCGGCATCATCCTCCGGGTGCTGCCGCGGGTGAACGCCAACGGTGTCGTGACCCTCGAGGTGGAGCAGGAGATCTCGAACGTCGTCGACAAGACCGGCGGGCAGACCCTGACGCCGACCATCGCGCAGCGCCGCATCCGCAGCCAGATCGCGGTCTCGAGCGGCCAGACGGTGATGCTCGCGGGCCTCATCACCGAGCGGCAGGAGCGCGGGCGGTCGGGCATTCCCGGGCTCGTGGACATCAAGTTCATCAACGAGATCCTGTCGACCAACACGAACGTGGCCGAGCGCAAGGAGCTCATCATCTTCATCAAGCCGCAGATCATGCGCGACCAGGTCGACGCGCAGTCGATCTCGGAGGAATTCCGGGCCCGCATGGTCAACATGCGCCAGCCCATGACCCTGCCGCGCTGA
- the gspM gene encoding type II secretion system protein GspM has protein sequence MILPNREQSVALGIFAGLVLLFLVVAVSSFQSVAALMEERDARLGLLDTLKRQTPLRAGAGDPADQRDPFLPGESETIAAAGMQQRVRGLIEAAGGQVFSAQILFRSEEGDPDRRVELQVVFEAGIEAVQKALYRIETEAPFGFVDELSIQPARTDGEAEADPGRLLRTTVTVTSHWRRAS, from the coding sequence ATGATCCTGCCCAACCGCGAACAGTCGGTGGCGCTCGGGATCTTCGCCGGGCTGGTGCTCCTGTTCCTCGTCGTCGCGGTATCGTCCTTCCAGTCCGTCGCCGCGCTGATGGAGGAGCGGGACGCGCGGCTGGGGCTCCTCGACACGCTCAAGCGCCAGACGCCCCTGCGGGCCGGGGCGGGGGATCCGGCCGACCAGCGCGACCCGTTCCTGCCCGGTGAGAGCGAGACCATCGCGGCGGCCGGCATGCAGCAGCGCGTGCGCGGGCTCATCGAGGCGGCCGGGGGCCAGGTCTTCTCGGCGCAGATCCTGTTCCGCAGCGAGGAGGGGGACCCGGACCGGCGGGTCGAGCTGCAGGTGGTCTTCGAGGCGGGCATCGAGGCCGTCCAGAAGGCGCTCTACCGGATCGAGACCGAGGCGCCCTTCGGCTTCGTCGACGAACTGTCGATCCAGCCGGCGCGGACCGACGGCGAGGCGGAGGCGGATCCCGGGCGGCTCCTGCGCACGACCGTCACCGTCACCAGCCACTGGCGGAGGGCGTCGTGA
- a CDS encoding DUF2189 domain-containing protein, protein MSEAIEDLEGSGPEARRPDPVVRPITLPVIFEALGEGLRDFQAAPLYGLFFGAIYAAGGLFIVLAATRLGMGYLPYPTAAGFALLGPFVAVGLYEVSRRREHGIPLRWRPILQVVLDQRHRELGWMAFVTLFVFVVWMYQIRLLLALFLGFQSFATFREFLGVVLGTPEGLLFLAIGHVIGAVLSLVLFSLTVVSFPLLLDRDVDFITAMITSVRAVTTSPGPMLVWAGIVVVLLIVSLLPAFLGLLVVMPILGHTTWHLYRRLVEPAPAP, encoded by the coding sequence ATGTCTGAGGCGATCGAGGACCTGGAGGGCTCCGGGCCGGAGGCCCGGCGCCCCGACCCGGTGGTCAGACCCATCACACTGCCGGTCATTTTCGAGGCGCTCGGGGAAGGCCTGAGGGACTTCCAGGCCGCCCCGCTCTACGGCCTCTTCTTCGGCGCCATCTACGCCGCCGGCGGCCTCTTCATCGTGCTCGCCGCAACCCGTCTGGGAATGGGCTACCTTCCCTATCCGACCGCGGCCGGCTTCGCGCTGCTGGGCCCCTTCGTGGCCGTCGGCCTCTACGAGGTGAGCCGCCGGCGCGAGCACGGCATACCCTTGCGCTGGCGGCCGATCCTGCAGGTCGTCCTCGACCAGCGGCACCGCGAGCTCGGCTGGATGGCCTTCGTCACTCTCTTCGTCTTCGTGGTCTGGATGTACCAGATCCGGCTCCTGCTCGCCCTCTTCCTCGGCTTCCAGTCCTTCGCCACCTTCCGCGAGTTCCTCGGCGTGGTGCTGGGCACGCCGGAGGGCCTCCTGTTCCTGGCCATCGGCCATGTCATCGGGGCCGTCCTGTCCCTCGTCCTGTTCTCGCTGACGGTCGTCTCCTTCCCGCTTCTGCTCGACCGCGACGTCGATTTCATCACGGCCATGATCACGAGCGTGCGCGCCGTCACGACGAGCCCGGGCCCCATGCTGGTCTGGGCCGGCATCGTGGTGGTCCTGCTGATCGTTTCGCTGCTGCCGGCCTTCCTGGGGCTCCTCGTGGTGATGCCGATCCTCGGCCACACCACCTGGCATCTCTATCGACGCCTCGTCGAGCCGGCCCCGGCGCCCTGA
- a CDS encoding type II secretion system protein GspH, translating into MPPTSSAGSAECPGRHRRAGFVLLEVIPALIIFGLMVMMAFPAIPRGTGAARLLATAVDAAALLRETRTASIASGREQAAVFDTRQRSLSLGGRSVAVPRDVDASLLSGDTCRRDGDRVGILFRPDGTSCGGVLRLAKGPRAFRVRVNWATGNVAILEGV; encoded by the coding sequence GTGCCGCCGACGTCCTCAGCTGGCAGCGCTGAGTGCCCGGGCCGCCACCGCCGCGCCGGCTTCGTCCTCCTGGAGGTGATCCCGGCGCTGATCATCTTCGGCCTGATGGTCATGATGGCCTTCCCGGCGATCCCGCGCGGGACCGGCGCGGCGCGCCTCCTGGCGACCGCCGTCGACGCCGCCGCCCTCCTGCGCGAGACCCGGACGGCCTCGATCGCCAGCGGGCGCGAGCAGGCCGCCGTCTTCGACACGCGGCAGCGCAGCCTGAGCCTCGGCGGACGCAGCGTCGCGGTCCCGCGCGACGTCGACGCCTCCCTGCTGTCCGGCGACACCTGCCGGCGCGACGGCGACCGGGTCGGGATTCTGTTCCGGCCGGACGGGACGAGCTGCGGCGGCGTGCTCCGCCTCGCGAAGGGACCCCGCGCCTTCCGGGTCCGCGTCAACTGGGCGACCGGCAATGTGGCGATCCTCGAAGGCGTCTGA
- the gspG gene encoding type II secretion system major pseudopilin GspG — protein sequence MEHPTVPLPRLRPAGKLLAEPGIVDLAGRRRRPDPRRSGFTLVEMLVVLVIIGLLVGLVGPRVFNQLSDAKTKTARIQLESFTNALDLFFLDMGRYPTTAEGLNALMARPSNAGTWNGPYLRGNGVPKDPWNNAYVYRSPGQGRPYEIVSLGSDGREGGSDSAADVLSWQR from the coding sequence ATGGAACACCCGACAGTCCCCCTCCCGCGGCTCCGTCCGGCCGGCAAGCTCCTCGCGGAGCCCGGCATCGTCGACCTCGCCGGACGCCGTCGCCGGCCCGACCCGCGCCGCTCGGGCTTCACCCTGGTGGAGATGCTGGTCGTCCTGGTCATCATCGGCCTCCTGGTCGGCCTCGTGGGGCCGCGCGTCTTCAACCAGCTGTCCGATGCCAAGACCAAGACCGCGCGCATCCAGCTCGAGAGCTTCACCAACGCGCTGGACCTCTTCTTCCTCGACATGGGCCGCTATCCGACCACCGCCGAGGGCCTCAACGCCCTGATGGCCCGCCCCAGCAACGCGGGCACCTGGAACGGCCCGTACCTGCGCGGCAACGGCGTCCCCAAGGACCCTTGGAACAACGCCTACGTGTATCGCTCGCCGGGCCAGGGCCGCCCCTACGAGATCGTCTCGCTCGGCTCGGACGGCCGCGAGGGAGGGAGCGACAGTGCCGCCGACGTCCTCAGCTGGCAGCGCTGA
- a CDS encoding PilN domain-containing protein produces MFQSIETWTRQWIGTLAGFAAAALDRLSPTGSFRLAFADGAWTVAEAGAATPIGRIMPEGAGARFDPPTLGSRLAGATVALEVPPAWMIRRALDPVAARSVPYLDAFLRHQVERVTPWRVADTYFGGATEPLAEDPARVAVTIGVVPRQLVAPAVALLAGCRPARLSLVAPDGAGPAITVAANPSRREVEVRRAIGGAAAALVVATVVVLGAASWWSTALDTEIAELDGLARERKAVLATAAERNRPKGDPAAGLRALRAGTPTAVVLLDALSEVLPDGAWLTDLRIERGVLRITGIASDSAQLVPLLEASPRFEAVSFFAPTTRLPSGGQDRFHIELKVEPVRSAGVMR; encoded by the coding sequence ATGTTCCAGTCGATCGAGACCTGGACGAGACAGTGGATCGGAACCCTCGCGGGCTTCGCGGCCGCCGCGCTCGACCGTCTGTCGCCGACGGGCAGCTTCCGGCTCGCCTTCGCGGACGGGGCCTGGACGGTCGCGGAGGCGGGCGCCGCCACGCCGATCGGCCGGATCATGCCGGAGGGTGCGGGGGCGCGGTTCGATCCCCCGACGCTCGGGAGCCGGCTGGCCGGGGCGACCGTCGCGCTCGAGGTTCCGCCCGCCTGGATGATCCGGCGCGCGCTCGACCCGGTCGCGGCCCGGAGCGTGCCCTATCTCGACGCCTTCCTGCGCCACCAGGTGGAGCGCGTGACCCCGTGGCGGGTCGCCGACACCTATTTCGGCGGCGCCACGGAGCCGCTCGCGGAGGATCCGGCGCGGGTGGCGGTGACGATCGGCGTCGTGCCGCGGCAGCTCGTGGCCCCGGCGGTCGCGCTTCTGGCGGGATGCCGGCCGGCCCGCCTTTCGCTGGTCGCTCCGGACGGCGCCGGGCCTGCGATCACGGTCGCCGCCAATCCGTCGCGGCGGGAGGTGGAGGTGCGGCGGGCGATCGGCGGCGCGGCGGCGGCCCTGGTGGTTGCCACGGTCGTGGTGCTCGGCGCGGCGTCCTGGTGGAGCACCGCCCTGGACACGGAGATCGCCGAGCTGGACGGCCTCGCACGCGAGCGCAAGGCGGTTCTGGCGACGGCAGCCGAGCGCAACCGGCCGAAGGGCGATCCGGCGGCCGGGCTGAGGGCGCTCAGGGCCGGCACGCCGACGGCGGTGGTCCTCCTCGACGCGCTCTCGGAGGTGCTGCCGGACGGTGCCTGGCTGACCGACCTCAGGATCGAACGGGGCGTGCTGCGCATCACCGGCATCGCATCCGACAGCGCGCAGCTGGTGCCCCTGCTGGAGGCCTCGCCGCGCTTCGAGGCCGTGTCCTTCTTCGCGCCTACCACGCGGCTGCCCTCCGGCGGGCAGGACCGCTTCCACATCGAGCTGAAGGTCGAGCCCGTCCGCTCGGCGGGGGTGATGCGATGA